From Deltaproteobacteria bacterium, one genomic window encodes:
- a CDS encoding CopG family transcriptional regulator produces the protein MKRNRVAMTISLSPEIAEDYEKIARQEAKNKSQLFRDMFRLYQERSREKEFFELQRYGAKQVRAKRVFTEAEIERIVLEGR, from the coding sequence ATGAAAAGAAATCGTGTGGCCATGACCATCTCTCTTTCCCCGGAGATAGCCGAAGATTATGAAAAGATTGCCCGTCAGGAGGCCAAAAATAAGAGCCAGCTTTTCCGGGACATGTTCCGCCTTTACCAGGAAAGGTCTCGGGAAAAGGAATTTTTTGAACTCCAGAGGTATGGAGCCAAACAAGTCCGAGCGAAACGGGTCTTCACCGAGGCAGAAATTGAACGAATCGTCCTGGAAGGCCGGTGA
- a CDS encoding putative toxin-antitoxin system toxin component, PIN family, translating to MKLKIVFDTNIYISAFAIPGGKAEEAYLQAIKRKFILCSSLAILAETAKKLKEKFDWSEGKITDLLKAISKTATIVKTKPHIKVLTDDPDNRILECALKTKADHIVSGDKHLLSLKAFKGISILSLSDFVRMINLDHLQKS from the coding sequence GTGAAATTAAAAATTGTTTTTGATACCAATATCTATATCTCAGCTTTCGCCATTCCCGGAGGAAAGGCCGAAGAGGCCTATCTTCAAGCCATCAAGAGGAAGTTCATCCTTTGTTCCTCCCTGGCCATTCTGGCTGAAACGGCAAAAAAACTAAAGGAAAAATTTGACTGGTCAGAAGGGAAAATAACCGACCTTTTAAAAGCCATTTCGAAAACGGCAACGATTGTCAAGACCAAACCGCATATCAAAGTCCTAACGGATGACCCCGACAATCGAATTCTGGAATGCGCCTTAAAAACCAAAGCCGACCATATTGTCTCCGGCGACAAACATCTGCTTTCCTTGAAGGCCTTCAAGGGGATCTCTATCCTGTCCCTATCTGATTTTGTCAGGATGATCAATTTGGATCATCTCCAAAAGAGTTGA